From Sphingomonas hengshuiensis, one genomic window encodes:
- a CDS encoding IS110 family RNA-guided transposase, producing the protein MTMTYVGIDVSKDRLDVHVSPAGEAWTVGRDAEGLEALVARLGVSAPLCIGLEATGGYETVVAAALGAAGLPVAVINPAQIRHFARALGKRAKTDPIDAAVIARFVEATRPPPRALADTETRALADLVARRRQIIAMMVSERQRLRRATLLPLRKSIERLLAALQKELSDLERTIDEAVRGSPLWRDQEALLTSIPGVGPTTARTLLAELPELGQLGRRQISALAGVAPWTRQSGQWRGKAMIGGGRPTVRSALFMAALVASRYNPVLQALYQRLIASGKPKKVALIALARRLLTFANAILRSKSPWLAA; encoded by the coding sequence ATGACCATGACGTATGTGGGTATCGATGTTTCGAAGGATCGCCTGGACGTCCATGTCTCGCCCGCGGGCGAGGCCTGGACGGTCGGGCGCGATGCCGAGGGTCTGGAGGCGCTGGTCGCGCGACTGGGCGTATCGGCCCCGTTGTGCATCGGGCTGGAGGCGACCGGGGGCTATGAGACGGTGGTGGCTGCCGCGCTGGGGGCAGCAGGCTTGCCGGTGGCGGTGATCAATCCCGCGCAGATCCGCCATTTTGCGCGCGCATTGGGCAAGCGCGCCAAGACCGACCCGATCGATGCCGCGGTGATTGCGCGCTTTGTCGAGGCAACGCGCCCGCCGCCGCGCGCACTGGCGGATACCGAGACGCGCGCGCTGGCCGACCTGGTGGCGCGGCGCCGGCAGATCATCGCGATGATGGTGAGCGAGCGCCAGCGGCTGCGGCGCGCAACGCTTCTGCCGCTGCGCAAAAGCATCGAGCGCCTGCTGGCTGCGCTGCAAAAGGAACTGTCCGACCTTGAACGGACGATCGACGAGGCCGTGCGGGGCTCGCCCTTGTGGCGCGATCAGGAGGCGCTGCTGACCTCGATCCCAGGCGTCGGCCCGACCACCGCCCGCACGCTGCTTGCCGAACTGCCCGAACTCGGCCAGCTCGGACGCCGCCAGATCAGCGCGCTCGCCGGCGTCGCGCCCTGGACCCGCCAGTCCGGCCAATGGCGCGGAAAGGCCATGATCGGCGGAGGACGCCCCACCGTCCGCTCGGCCCTCTTCATGGCCGCACTCGTCGCCAGTCGCTACAATCCCGTGCTCCAGGCGCTCTATCAGCGCCTCATCGCCAGCGGAAAACCCAAAAAGGTCGCCCTGATCGCCCTCGCCCGCCGCCTGCTCACCTTCGCAAACGCCATCCTGAGGAGCAAATCCCCATGGCTCGCCGCTTGA
- a CDS encoding SDR family oxidoreductase, with product MSGRSVLVTAGAANIGLAIALLFHERGDRVAVCDVDPEALARAAAAGLDAHHADVSDAGAVDALVAGLPPVEILVNNAGLAGPVGGIESNDPEAWARCFAVNVHGAFHTIRAVTPAMRAAGRGVIVNISTASVVTGLPNRTAYIASKYALEGMTKNCARELGPAGIRVNAIRPGFMDTDRMRGIMARIAGERGLPVEQVEAEALGYISLRAKVQPREIGEMAHFLASDAARSVTGQIVGVDGNAEWEG from the coding sequence ATGAGCGGGCGCAGCGTGCTGGTGACCGCAGGTGCTGCCAATATCGGGCTGGCGATTGCATTGCTGTTTCACGAACGCGGCGACCGGGTGGCGGTGTGCGATGTCGATCCCGAAGCGCTGGCGCGCGCGGCTGCGGCGGGGCTGGATGCGCATCACGCCGATGTTTCCGATGCTGGAGCGGTCGATGCGCTGGTCGCGGGGCTCCCGCCGGTCGAGATACTGGTGAACAATGCCGGGCTCGCAGGGCCGGTCGGCGGGATCGAGAGCAACGATCCCGAGGCGTGGGCGCGCTGCTTCGCAGTCAATGTCCATGGCGCATTCCATACCATCCGCGCCGTGACCCCCGCGATGCGCGCAGCGGGGCGGGGCGTGATCGTCAACATCTCGACGGCGTCGGTGGTCACCGGGCTCCCCAACCGCACCGCCTATATCGCCTCCAAATATGCACTGGAGGGAATGACGAAGAATTGCGCGCGCGAGCTTGGCCCGGCGGGAATCCGCGTCAATGCGATCCGCCCCGGCTTCATGGACACCGACCGAATGCGCGGGATCATGGCGCGGATCGCGGGCGAGCGCGGGCTTCCGGTGGAGCAGGTGGAGGCCGAGGCCCTCGGCTATATCTCGCTGCGCGCCAAGGTGCAGCCGCGCGAGATCGGCGAGATGGCGCATTTCCTCGCTTCCGACGCAGCGCGGAGCGTCACCGGCCAGATCGTCGGCGTCGACGGCAATGCGGAGTGGGAAGGATGA
- a CDS encoding hydantoinase B/oxoprolinase family protein yields MATPLNGAEMAVLRSRLDGVARKMANTLLRTGRSGVLNRARDFSCCLLTAEGELLTAADSLPIHVLSGPDLMARSMLAFHPELRAGDAFLHNSPYHGCSHPADLSVIAPVMDSTGRHRFTVLAKAHQADIGNSQPTTYMATARDVYEEGALIFPAVQVQRDWQDIADIIRMCEVRIRVPHQWKGDYLSTIGAARIGEKALVALAEDVGWDRLDAFAEQWFDYSESRMADALARLPAGIVTGTSTHDGFPGLPAEGVRISAKIAVMPDAGRVTVDLTDNPDCIASGMNLSEACARTAAMIGVFNSIDHSVPKNAGSFRRIDVKLRVGCIAGIPVHPFSCSAATTNIADRVANSVQTGLAQLGEGIGMAEVGSVIAPSAGVVSGTDPRTGKPFVNQIFLAMSGGAASPHSDAWWTIGHVGNAGLCCIDGIELTELSQPIVVHGRGFLPDTEGAGRHTGAPSTIVEFGPVGGGFDIGYLSDGHVNAATGVRGGTAGGAADQYMIEPDGTRSPLPAAAQISVAEGQRIVAISCGGGGYGAPGDRPVAAVVADVAAGLLSVERARAVYGVAIMDGADDAAATTALRGVAA; encoded by the coding sequence ATGGCCACTCCCCTGAACGGCGCCGAGATGGCGGTATTGCGCAGCCGGCTGGACGGCGTGGCGCGCAAGATGGCGAACACGCTGCTGCGCACCGGGCGATCGGGCGTGCTCAATCGTGCGCGCGATTTCTCGTGTTGCCTGCTCACGGCAGAGGGCGAGTTGCTCACCGCCGCGGACAGCCTGCCGATCCATGTCCTGTCCGGCCCCGATTTGATGGCACGATCGATGCTGGCGTTCCACCCGGAGCTGCGCGCGGGCGATGCGTTCCTGCACAATTCGCCCTATCATGGCTGTTCGCACCCCGCCGATCTGTCGGTGATCGCGCCGGTCATGGACAGCACGGGGCGGCATCGCTTCACGGTGCTGGCCAAGGCGCACCAGGCCGATATCGGCAACTCGCAGCCGACGACGTACATGGCGACCGCGCGCGACGTATATGAGGAAGGCGCGCTGATCTTTCCCGCGGTGCAGGTGCAGCGCGATTGGCAGGACATCGCCGACATCATCCGCATGTGCGAGGTCCGCATCCGCGTGCCGCACCAGTGGAAGGGCGACTACCTCTCGACGATCGGCGCGGCGCGGATCGGGGAGAAGGCGCTGGTCGCGCTCGCCGAGGATGTCGGCTGGGACCGGCTCGATGCCTTTGCCGAGCAGTGGTTCGACTATTCGGAAAGCCGCATGGCCGATGCGCTGGCGAGGCTGCCCGCAGGCATTGTGACGGGCACGAGCACGCATGACGGCTTCCCCGGCCTGCCCGCAGAGGGTGTCCGGATCAGCGCGAAGATCGCGGTGATGCCCGACGCGGGGCGGGTGACTGTCGACCTGACCGACAATCCCGATTGCATCGCATCGGGAATGAACCTGTCCGAGGCTTGCGCACGCACCGCCGCGATGATCGGGGTGTTCAACAGCATCGACCATAGCGTACCCAAGAATGCGGGATCGTTTCGCCGGATCGACGTGAAGCTGCGCGTCGGCTGCATCGCGGGCATCCCGGTCCATCCGTTCAGCTGCTCGGCGGCGACGACCAACATCGCCGATCGCGTCGCGAACAGCGTCCAGACCGGGCTGGCCCAACTGGGCGAGGGGATCGGGATGGCGGAGGTCGGATCGGTGATCGCGCCCTCGGCAGGCGTGGTGTCGGGCACCGACCCGCGCACCGGCAAGCCCTTCGTCAACCAGATATTCCTGGCGATGAGCGGCGGCGCGGCGAGCCCGCATAGCGATGCATGGTGGACGATCGGGCATGTCGGCAATGCCGGGCTCTGCTGCATCGACGGCATCGAGTTGACCGAATTGTCGCAGCCGATCGTCGTCCATGGCCGTGGCTTCCTGCCCGATACCGAAGGGGCGGGGCGGCATACCGGCGCGCCCTCGACCATTGTCGAGTTCGGCCCGGTCGGTGGCGGCTTCGACATCGGCTATCTGTCCGATGGCCACGTCAACGCGGCGACCGGGGTGCGCGGGGGGACCGCCGGGGGCGCGGCAGACCAGTATATGATCGAGCCCGACGGCACCCGATCGCCGCTCCCGGCGGCGGCGCAGATCAGCGTGGCCGAGGGGCAGCGGATCGTCGCCATCTCCTGCGGCGGCGGCGGCTATGGCGCGCCGGGCGATAGGCCTGTGGCAGCGGTGGTCGCCGATGTCGCGGCAGGGCTGCTCAGCGTCGAGCGGGCGCGCGCGGTCTATGGCGTGGCGATCATGGACGGAGCGGACGACGCTGCGGCGACGACCGCGCTGCGGGGCGTGGCGGCATGA
- a CDS encoding acyl-CoA thioesterase, whose protein sequence is MTMAAEARAIECGLAVVHPWLCDAMGHLTTRNYLGMFDDAAYQLFALLGYDAAAAEAEHWGWADVRHEIDYRAELRAGAVVRVDGRVTALGRSSIQCAYRLFDRAAPTPAAMLVAKTVCFDLAARGARPLPPEIIAQAAKQFGVMPRSA, encoded by the coding sequence ATGACCATGGCAGCCGAGGCCCGGGCGATCGAATGCGGGCTCGCGGTGGTCCATCCCTGGCTGTGCGACGCGATGGGGCATCTGACGACGCGCAACTATCTGGGGATGTTCGACGACGCGGCGTACCAGCTCTTCGCGCTGCTCGGCTATGACGCCGCTGCGGCAGAGGCCGAGCATTGGGGCTGGGCCGATGTCCGGCACGAGATCGACTATCGCGCTGAACTGCGCGCCGGGGCGGTGGTGCGTGTGGATGGCCGGGTGACGGCGCTCGGGCGGTCGTCGATCCAGTGCGCGTACCGGCTGTTCGACCGCGCGGCGCCGACCCCAGCCGCTATGCTGGTGGCGAAGACGGTGTGCTTCGACCTTGCCGCGCGGGGTGCGCGACCGTTGCCGCCCGAAATCATCGCGCAAGCAGCCAAGCAATTCGGGGTCATGCCCCGCAGCGCGTGA
- a CDS encoding hydrolase 1, exosortase A system-associated, whose amino-acid sequence MRRLIAFPLAGETLLGTFDEAPGGTGLLLVSGGNEIRIGAHRGMALLAQRVAAAGHPVFRFDRRGIGDSTGENRGYASSADDIAAAAAAFRAESGVSRIIAYGNCDAATALAFYHREAGIDGLILANPWAVEPTDALPPAAAIRARYAEKLRDPNTWLRALRGGLDFGQFAKGLRKAARRPSQAPEDLAIRLAAALAATEAPVTVLLAARDNTALAFADAWKRPAFDTARTRATLHTLDSASHSFASAADKDWLFARVTEALAADPAIPLD is encoded by the coding sequence ATGCGAAGGTTGATCGCCTTCCCGCTCGCCGGCGAAACGCTGCTCGGCACGTTCGACGAGGCGCCCGGCGGCACCGGGCTGCTCCTCGTCTCGGGCGGCAACGAGATCCGCATCGGCGCGCATCGCGGCATGGCGCTGCTGGCCCAGCGCGTCGCGGCGGCGGGGCATCCGGTGTTCCGCTTCGACCGGCGCGGGATCGGCGATTCGACCGGCGAGAATCGCGGCTATGCAAGCAGCGCGGACGACATCGCCGCCGCCGCCGCCGCCTTCCGCGCGGAGAGCGGCGTTTCGCGCATCATCGCCTATGGCAATTGCGATGCCGCGACTGCGCTCGCCTTCTACCACCGAGAGGCGGGCATCGACGGGCTGATCCTCGCCAATCCCTGGGCGGTCGAGCCGACCGACGCGCTTCCCCCCGCCGCCGCGATCCGTGCGCGCTATGCGGAAAAGCTCCGCGACCCGAACACCTGGCTCCGCGCGCTGCGCGGCGGTCTCGATTTCGGACAATTTGCCAAAGGCTTACGGAAAGCAGCGCGAAGGCCGTCGCAGGCCCCGGAGGACCTCGCGATCCGCCTCGCCGCCGCGCTCGCCGCGACCGAAGCCCCGGTAACGGTCCTCCTCGCCGCCCGCGACAACACCGCGCTCGCCTTTGCCGATGCCTGGAAGCGCCCCGCCTTCGACACTGCCCGCACCCGCGCCACGCTCCACACGCTCGACAGCGCCAGCCACAGCTTCGCCTCGGCGGCGGACAAGGACTGGCTGTTCGCCCGCGTCACCGAAGCGCTCGCCGCCGATCCGGCTATCCCTTTGGATTAA
- a CDS encoding BKACE family enzyme, which translates to MRKTGKAIITCAVTGSIHTPSMSPYLPVTPEQIAQQSIEAAEAGAAILHLHARDPKDGRPSPDPALYLEFLPRIKQSVDAVINITTGGAPGFSEEDRLAGPLAASPEMTSLNMGSMNFGFFGLADRFDWQHDWERALMEGSKRFPANHNFALIERIMIELGQGHGTRFEYECYDIGHLYTVKHFADAGLIKPPFLIQGIFGILGGIGADLENFMVFKQTADRLFGEDYLLSCFAVGRPQMKFLAQSALVGGSVRVGLEDSLFIGKGELATSNAQQVRKIRTILEALDIDVATPAEARAMLGLKGGDQVAF; encoded by the coding sequence GTGAGAAAGACTGGCAAGGCGATCATCACCTGCGCCGTGACGGGGTCGATCCATACCCCCAGCATGTCGCCCTATCTGCCCGTGACGCCGGAGCAGATCGCGCAGCAATCGATCGAGGCGGCGGAAGCGGGTGCGGCGATCCTGCACCTCCACGCCCGCGATCCCAAGGACGGACGCCCCTCGCCCGATCCGGCGCTGTACCTGGAGTTCTTGCCGCGCATCAAACAGTCGGTCGATGCCGTGATCAACATCACCACCGGCGGCGCGCCGGGGTTCAGCGAGGAGGACCGGCTGGCCGGGCCGCTGGCTGCCAGCCCCGAGATGACCTCGCTCAACATGGGGTCGATGAACTTCGGCTTTTTCGGGCTCGCCGACCGCTTCGACTGGCAGCATGACTGGGAACGCGCGCTGATGGAGGGGAGCAAGCGCTTCCCCGCCAACCATAATTTCGCGCTGATCGAACGCATCATGATCGAGCTGGGGCAGGGGCATGGCACCCGCTTCGAATATGAATGCTACGACATCGGCCATCTCTACACCGTCAAGCATTTCGCCGATGCGGGCCTGATCAAGCCGCCGTTCCTGATCCAGGGCATTTTCGGGATTTTGGGCGGGATCGGCGCCGATCTCGAGAATTTCATGGTCTTCAAACAGACCGCCGACCGGCTGTTCGGCGAGGACTATCTGCTCTCCTGCTTCGCCGTCGGGCGCCCGCAGATGAAGTTCCTGGCGCAGAGCGCGCTGGTCGGCGGCAGCGTCCGCGTCGGGCTGGAGGACAGCCTGTTCATCGGCAAGGGCGAACTGGCGACCAGCAATGCCCAGCAGGTGCGCAAGATCCGCACGATCCTGGAAGCACTCGACATCGACGTCGCCACGCCCGCGGAGGCGCGCGCGATGCTCGGCCTCAAGGGCGGCGACCAGGTGGCGTTCTAG
- a CDS encoding alpha/beta fold hydrolase, translating into MDSATTPIVVLVHGAWADGSSWRRVIPLLLARGIAVVAVQNPTTSLADDVAATRRALAAIDGPVVLVGHSWGGAVITEAGNDPKVKALVYVAAFAPDAGETLGALVGAYPPPPALAHIVDDGTGFLKLAEQGWIEDVAPDLPEIEARTLAALQPPLAASTFGDTVTRPAWASRPNWYIVSAQDRVVSVELERAFAANMKAKVTELPAGHLSLLSMPDDVAGVIAEAVEAVAG; encoded by the coding sequence ATGGATAGCGCCACCACCCCCATTGTCGTCCTCGTCCACGGCGCCTGGGCCGACGGATCGAGCTGGCGCCGCGTCATCCCGCTGTTGCTGGCGCGCGGCATCGCCGTCGTCGCGGTCCAGAACCCCACCACTTCGCTCGCCGACGACGTCGCCGCCACCCGCCGCGCGCTCGCCGCGATCGACGGCCCGGTCGTGCTGGTCGGGCATAGCTGGGGCGGCGCAGTGATTACCGAGGCGGGCAATGACCCGAAGGTCAAGGCTTTGGTCTATGTCGCCGCCTTCGCGCCGGATGCGGGCGAAACCCTCGGCGCGCTGGTCGGCGCCTATCCCCCGCCCCCCGCGCTCGCGCACATCGTCGACGACGGCACCGGCTTCCTCAAGCTCGCCGAACAGGGCTGGATCGAGGATGTCGCCCCCGACCTGCCCGAAATCGAAGCCCGCACCCTGGCCGCCCTCCAGCCCCCGCTCGCCGCCAGCACCTTCGGCGACACCGTCACCCGCCCCGCCTGGGCGTCGCGCCCCAACTGGTACATCGTCTCGGCACAGGACCGGGTGGTGAGCGTGGAGTTGGAGCGCGCATTCGCCGCGAACATGAAGGCAAAGGTGACGGAGCTGCCCGCCGGCCACTTGTCGCTGCTGTCGATGCCCGACGACGTGGCGGGGGTGATTGCTGAGGCGGTGGAGGCGGTAGCGGGCTGA
- a CDS encoding acyl carrier protein: MQREGFAEVEDSVRAVLRDILGLSEERAAAFAEDTPLFGALPELDSLAVAGVLTELEDRLGILIEDDEVDGEMLESFGALTRFAADKALG; this comes from the coding sequence TTGCAGCGTGAAGGGTTCGCCGAAGTCGAGGATAGCGTCCGCGCCGTGCTGCGCGACATACTCGGGCTGAGCGAGGAACGCGCCGCCGCGTTCGCTGAGGATACGCCGCTGTTCGGCGCGCTCCCCGAACTCGATTCGCTCGCGGTGGCGGGCGTGCTGACCGAACTCGAGGACCGGCTCGGCATCCTGATCGAGGATGACGAGGTGGACGGCGAGATGCTGGAAAGCTTCGGCGCGCTCACCCGCTTCGCCGCCGACAAGGCGCTGGGGTGA
- a CDS encoding hydantoinase/oxoprolinase family protein — protein sequence MRFATDTGGTFTDLVVEDDDGSITLHKAPTVPSDPVAGVLDALTVAAEARGLTLAGLLAKADSFIHGTTHAINAIITGRAAKTALLVTQGHRDMLLFREGGRTEPFNHTIAYPQPYIPRGLTFEVPERVLADGSVTLALDEDAVVAVLGDLREAGVEAVAVALLWSTLYPAHELRVGQLIEQHLPGVPYSLSHAVNATLREFRRASSAAIDASLKPLMTRYLGGLTSRLAEAGFGGNVMVLTSAGGMVDAAEVAAAPIRVINSGPSMAPVAGRYYAAREGAWRTAIVADTGGTTYDISLVSDGRIPMTRDLWIGQPYRGHLAGYPSVDVKSVGAGGGSIARVDDAGLLHVGPDSAGSTPGPACYGRGGTRATVTDACVVLGYVDPDFFLGGKMKLDAAAARAVVAADVADRLGCGIEAAAWSILDLATENMVQAIQELTVNQGIDPAEAVLIGGGGAAGLNSTFIARRLGCRRLLIPETGAAMSAAGAMMSDLSTEYAATVHSSTEAFDTARVNAVLDRLRAQAQGFADRAGLPGRIAFVAEARYAGQVWDIDVPLPDAAFASEADVAAFRDAFDAMHEQIFTIRDAASAVELVGLRARVSCTARPESDFRLRTDPEAAAQSRHRPVYFAGRGWTDTPVLRWDSIPADRDIPGPALIESSFTTVVVDPPARFRRSGDGALLIEA from the coding sequence ATGCGCTTCGCAACCGATACCGGCGGCACCTTCACCGATCTCGTCGTCGAGGACGATGACGGGTCGATCACGCTGCACAAGGCACCCACCGTGCCGTCCGATCCGGTGGCGGGGGTGCTCGACGCGCTGACCGTCGCGGCGGAGGCGCGCGGGCTGACGCTGGCGGGGTTGCTGGCGAAGGCCGATAGCTTCATCCACGGCACGACGCACGCGATCAACGCGATCATCACGGGCCGTGCGGCAAAGACCGCGCTGCTGGTGACGCAGGGGCATCGCGACATGCTGTTGTTCCGCGAAGGCGGGCGTACCGAGCCGTTCAACCACACCATCGCCTATCCCCAGCCCTATATCCCGCGCGGGCTGACCTTCGAGGTGCCCGAGCGCGTGCTGGCCGACGGCAGCGTCACGCTGGCGCTCGATGAGGATGCAGTGGTCGCGGTGCTGGGCGATCTGCGCGAGGCGGGCGTCGAGGCGGTGGCGGTCGCGCTGTTGTGGTCCACGCTATACCCGGCGCACGAGCTTCGCGTCGGGCAACTGATCGAGCAGCATCTGCCCGGCGTGCCGTACAGCCTGTCGCACGCGGTCAACGCGACGCTGCGCGAGTTTCGCCGGGCATCGTCGGCGGCGATCGACGCCTCGCTCAAGCCGCTGATGACGCGCTATCTGGGCGGACTCACCAGCCGGCTGGCCGAGGCGGGGTTCGGCGGCAATGTGATGGTGCTGACCAGCGCGGGCGGGATGGTCGATGCCGCCGAAGTGGCTGCGGCGCCGATCCGTGTCATCAATTCCGGCCCGTCGATGGCGCCGGTGGCGGGGCGCTATTATGCCGCGCGGGAGGGGGCGTGGCGCACCGCGATCGTCGCCGATACCGGCGGCACGACCTATGACATCAGCCTGGTCAGCGACGGGCGCATCCCGATGACCCGCGACCTTTGGATCGGCCAGCCCTATCGCGGGCATCTGGCGGGCTATCCCTCGGTCGACGTCAAAAGCGTCGGTGCGGGCGGGGGCAGCATCGCGCGCGTCGACGATGCCGGACTGCTCCATGTCGGCCCGGACAGCGCCGGATCGACTCCCGGCCCCGCCTGTTACGGACGCGGTGGCACGCGCGCGACGGTGACCGATGCGTGCGTCGTGCTCGGCTATGTCGATCCCGACTTCTTCCTGGGCGGCAAGATGAAGCTCGATGCCGCCGCAGCGCGCGCGGTGGTCGCCGCCGACGTCGCCGATCGGCTGGGCTGCGGAATCGAGGCGGCGGCATGGAGCATCCTAGACCTTGCCACAGAGAACATGGTCCAGGCGATCCAGGAACTGACGGTCAACCAGGGGATCGACCCCGCCGAGGCAGTGCTGATCGGCGGCGGCGGGGCGGCGGGGCTGAACTCGACCTTCATCGCGCGGCGGCTGGGGTGCCGGCGGCTGCTGATCCCGGAGACGGGCGCGGCGATGAGCGCGGCGGGGGCGATGATGTCCGACCTGTCGACCGAATATGCCGCCACCGTCCACAGCAGCACCGAGGCGTTCGACACCGCGCGCGTCAATGCAGTGCTCGACCGGCTGCGGGCGCAGGCGCAGGGTTTTGCAGACCGCGCCGGGTTGCCGGGTCGGATCGCGTTCGTCGCGGAGGCGCGCTATGCCGGGCAGGTGTGGGACATCGACGTCCCGCTGCCCGATGCGGCCTTTGCGAGCGAGGCCGATGTCGCGGCATTCCGCGACGCATTCGACGCGATGCACGAGCAGATCTTTACGATCCGCGACGCCGCCTCGGCGGTCGAGCTGGTCGGGCTCCGCGCGCGGGTGAGTTGCACCGCGCGCCCCGAAAGCGACTTCCGCCTGCGAACCGATCCGGAGGCGGCTGCGCAATCGCGCCATCGCCCGGTCTATTTCGCGGGCCGCGGCTGGACCGATACGCCGGTCCTGCGCTGGGACTCGATCCCGGCGGACCGGGACATTCCCGGTCCCGCGCTGATCGAATCGAGCTTCACCACTGTCGTCGTCGACCCTCCGGCGCGGTTCCGCCGCTCGGGTGACGGCGCGCTCCTTATCGAGGCTTGA
- a CDS encoding MFS transporter, with translation MPRAASTDSAAPSATGYAWYVALLMATAHLLSFVDRFVMSLVMEPLKADLGVSDTQLGLLQGTGFVILYTVAAVPLGRMADSLNRRNLIIAGMVLWSIATMLCGLANSFGSLFLARIGVGFGEAALVPAAMSILAAYFPRRQLGRAVSWFTTGASLGKSAALIGGGAILAAVTLAGGMALPGVGMLEPWQATFVMMGLPGLALAALLLTVREPPRAPGIAQPSIARAFAYVREHRAVFATHVAAGSIVVLLIQSIAAWAPSFYVRFLHLTPSQAGYAVGTVTLIAAPLGHLSGGALTDWFQARGARSPAAPVIALGLLAAIPGAIVFATARSLPLSLAAYGAMTFCLTLASPATLAGVQMLTPDRLRGVVTSMFLATTTLTGIGFGPPLIGLLSDHVFGGPLGLGHSLLLAVPLFALAGAALALMSRKYFPATAAAAR, from the coding sequence ATGCCACGCGCGGCCTCGACAGACAGCGCGGCGCCCAGCGCGACCGGCTATGCCTGGTATGTCGCGCTGCTGATGGCGACCGCGCATTTGCTGTCGTTCGTCGACCGCTTCGTGATGAGCCTGGTGATGGAGCCGCTCAAGGCCGATCTGGGGGTGAGCGACACGCAACTGGGCCTGCTCCAGGGCACGGGCTTCGTGATCCTCTACACCGTCGCCGCCGTGCCGCTGGGGCGGATGGCGGATAGCCTCAACCGGCGCAACCTGATCATCGCCGGCATGGTGCTGTGGAGCATCGCGACGATGCTGTGCGGGCTCGCCAATTCGTTCGGGTCGCTGTTCCTCGCGCGGATCGGCGTGGGGTTCGGCGAGGCGGCGCTGGTCCCCGCCGCGATGTCGATCCTCGCCGCCTATTTCCCCCGCCGCCAGCTTGGCCGGGCGGTATCTTGGTTCACCACCGGCGCGTCGCTGGGCAAGAGCGCGGCGCTGATCGGCGGCGGCGCGATCCTGGCGGCGGTGACGCTGGCCGGGGGGATGGCATTGCCGGGGGTCGGTATGCTCGAGCCGTGGCAGGCAACGTTCGTCATGATGGGCCTGCCGGGCCTCGCGCTCGCCGCGCTGTTGCTTACGGTGCGCGAGCCCCCGCGCGCGCCGGGCATCGCCCAGCCGAGCATCGCCCGCGCCTTCGCCTATGTCCGTGAACATCGCGCGGTGTTCGCCACGCATGTCGCGGCGGGGTCGATCGTCGTGCTGCTGATCCAGTCGATCGCGGCCTGGGCGCCCTCCTTCTATGTCCGCTTCCTCCATCTGACGCCGTCGCAGGCGGGCTATGCCGTCGGCACCGTGACGCTGATCGCAGCGCCGCTGGGGCATCTGAGCGGCGGGGCGCTGACCGACTGGTTTCAGGCGCGGGGGGCGCGTTCGCCCGCCGCGCCCGTGATCGCGCTCGGGCTGCTCGCGGCGATTCCGGGCGCCATCGTCTTCGCCACGGCGCGCAGCCTGCCGCTGTCGCTGGCGGCCTATGGCGCGATGACCTTCTGCCTGACGCTGGCGTCGCCCGCGACGCTGGCGGGGGTGCAGATGCTCACCCCCGATCGGCTGCGCGGGGTCGTGACGTCGATGTTCCTGGCCACCACCACGCTCACCGGCATCGGCTTCGGCCCGCCGCTGATCGGGTTGCTGAGCGACCATGTCTTTGGCGGGCCGCTCGGGCTCGGCCATTCGCTGCTGCTCGCGGTGCCCTTGTTCGCGCTGGCGGGCGCGGCGCTGGCGCTGATGAGCCGCAAATATTTTCCCGCGACCGCAGCAGCGGCGCGATGA